Proteins encoded together in one Epinephelus moara isolate mb chromosome 2, YSFRI_EMoa_1.0, whole genome shotgun sequence window:
- the LOC126407106 gene encoding trace amine-associated receptor 1-like: MEPVLCFESRNGSCQRTIYPLPIRITLYMILGVTVILTVCGNLLVTISITYFKQLHTPTNYLIASLAVSDLLLGLLVMFPSMIQCVETCWYFGDAFYRHYAICHPLLYKRKISVNVVLIMILLSWGISALIGFGMIFLKLNLWGIEEFYYDHIACEGGCVLFQSGLSSTVSSVLSFYVPGILMLGVYLKIFLVAQRQLHSIQNASCMSSARMSNTSQTKATKTLAIIMGAFLSFWTPFFVCNIIDPFISYSIPPALFGTLVWVGYLNSTVNPVIYAFFYSWFRKAFQLFTSGKTFKSDMSEATLFTE, from the exons ATGGAGCCAGTGCTGTGCTTTGAGTCCAGAAACGGTTCATGCCAGAGGACAATCTATCCCTTGCCAATACGCATCACCCTCTATATGATTCTAGGGGTCACAGTCATCCTAACAGTGTGTGGAAACCTTTTGGTCACTATCTCAATTACCTATTTTAAGCAGCTCCATACTCCAACCAATTACCTGATTGCCTCTCTGGCTGTGTCTGACCTTCTTTTAGGTCTGTTAGTCATGTTCCCTAGTATGATTCAATGTGTAGAGACTTGCTGGTATTTTGGTGATGCCTTTT ACCGACACTATGCTATTTGCCATCCTCTACTATAcaagagaaaaatatctgttaaTGTTGTGTTGATCATGATTCTGCTCAGTTGGGGTATTTCAGCTCTCATAGGCTTTGGAATGATTTTTCTGAAATTAAATCTTTGGGGGATTGAGGAGTTCTACTATGACCACATTGCGTGTGAAGGTGgatgtgttttgtttcagaGTGGACTGTCGAGTACTGTCTCATCAGTACTTTCCTTTTATGTTCCAGGAATACTAATGCTGGGTGTTTATCTTAAGATTTTTCTTGTGGCACAGAGGCAGTTACACAGCATACAGAATGCAAGCTGTATGAGCTCAGCAAGAATGTCAAATACCAGCCAGACAAAAGCCACTAAAACACTTGCTATCATAATGGGggcatttctttcattttggactcctttttttgtttgtaacaTTATTGACCCCTTTATCAGTTACTCAATACCTCCAGCACTGTTTGGAACACTTGTCTGGGTGGGCTACTTGAATTCTACTGTGAACCCTGtaatatatgcatttttttatAGTTGGTTCAGAAAAGCATTTCAATTATTCACTTCAGGTAAGACCTTTAAATCTGACATGTCAGAGGCAACACTTTTCACAGAATAA
- the LOC126407115 gene encoding trace amine-associated receptor 13c-like — MSLSLSQEQYCFPGSNASCIKAHFSVGTKVALYVLFVLGMLVTILGNSVVIVSISHFKQLHNPTNMLILSLGLADLLVGTIVMPFSAIRTIHGCWFYGDDFCLLHSSFDMFLTSVSIFHLICIAVDRQQAICNPLHYSRNITMPVAWVMVFASWVLAAVYSYGLLYSKANITGLEDYIASINCLGSCNLLFNSLWGILDSITAFFFPCTLMVCLYTKVFIVAKEHVRKTGDMSNCSNDRAKGGLIKQSEHKAAKTLGIVLGAFIFCWMPFFVNSITDAYTGFSTPAAIFEVSVWLGYFNSSLNPIIYAFFYPWFKKCFYLIVNLKIFKPHSSTMKVHSLTHI, encoded by the coding sequence ATGAGTTTAAGCCTTTCTCAAGAACAGTACTGTTTTCCAGGCTCTAACGCCTCGTGTATTAAGGCACATTTCAGTGTGGGGACCAAAGTTGCCCTctatgtgttgtttgttttaggcATGCTGGTTACCATTTTAGGGAACTCTGTTGTCATTGTGTCTATAAGTCATTTCAAGCAGTTGCATAATCCTACCAATATGCTTATTTTATCTCTTGGTCTTGCGGACCTTCTTGTTGGTACTATTGTGATGCCCTTTAGCGCCATCCGGACCATTCATGGCTGCTGGTTCTATGGTGATGACTTCTGTCTGCTGCACTCCAGTTTTGATATGTTTCTTACTAGTGTCTCTATCTTCCACCTAATTTGCATTGCTGTAGACAGACAACAAGCAATATGCAATCCTCTGCATTATTCTAGGAATATCACCATGCCAGTTGCCTGGGTTATGGTATTTGCCAGCTGGGTACTGGCTGCTGTTTACTCTTATGGACTACTTTACTCAAAGGCCAACATCACAGGTTTAGAGGATTATATTGCGTCAATAAACTGTCTAGGCAGCTGTAACCTTCTCTTTAACTCCCTTTGGGGAATCCTGGACAGTATCACTGCCTTTTTCTTTCCCTGCACTTTGATGGTTTGTCTGTACACTAAAGTATTTATCGTGGCTAAAGAGCATGTAAGAAAAACTGGAGATATGAGCAATTGTTCAAATGACAGAGCAAAAGGGGGGTTGATAAAACAGTCTGAGCACAAGGCTGCTAAGACTCTGGGTATTGTGCTTGGTGCATTCATCTTTTGTTGGATGCCCTTTTTTGTGAATTCTATTACTGATGCCTATACTGGCTTCAGTACACCTGCTGCTATCTTTGAAGTTTCAGTTTGGTTGGGTTACTTCAATTCAAGTTTAAACCCCATTATTTATGCCTTCTTTTATCCTTGGtttaagaaatgtttttatctcattgtgaatctgaaaatatttaaacctcattcatccaccatgaAGGTGCATAGCCTGACACACATATGA